A portion of the Gasterosteus aculeatus chromosome 12, fGasAcu3.hap1.1, whole genome shotgun sequence genome contains these proteins:
- the terb2 gene encoding telomere repeats-binding bouquet formation protein 2, with protein MFKNKSAWFSSSVTKSCHNFWIVEGGAIAGWREADYLFSEDAACADTLRIFESKDYLWNKVVVFHSLFLSACEKRHSVRSMCIGHYVLPPASVQEEVRHVVGRLIWECEGEQSAVKGFRQRFSMHTENEHREVSKSDSERSDDTDSSDSEAPLRAQYPVSNTLSGYVGIDKLQKYSGDLCEFQPGCFRCSNCKAHCCLPHT; from the exons ATGTTTAAGAATAAGTCTGCCTGGTTTTCCAGCAGCGTGACAAAGTCATGTCACAACTTCTGGA TAGTGGAGGGTGGTGCCATTGCTGGCTGGAGAGAAGCAGATTACCTTTTCAGTGAGGATGCTGCATGTGCTGATACACTGAG aataTTCGAGAGCAAAGATTATCTCTGGAACAAGGTTGTGGTTTTTCACAGCTTGTTTCTATCTGCGTGTGAGAAGCGCCACAGCGTGAGGTCTATGTGCATTGGTCACTATGTGCTGCCTCCGGCTTCCGTGCAGGAAG AGGTGAGACATGTGGTCGGGAGGTTGATTTGGGAGTGTGAGGGTGAGCAGTCAGCGGTGAAG GGTTTCCGTCAGAGGTTTAGTATGCACACAGAGAACGAACACAGGGAAGTCAGCAAAAGCGA TTCTGAACGATCTGATGACACAGATTCATCCGACAGTGAAGCCCCTCTACGTGCTCAATATCCAGTTAGCAACACGCTCTCCG GCTATGTCGGCATTGACAAATTGCAGAAATATTCAGGTGATCTGTGTGAGTTCCAGCCCGGATGTTTCAGATGCTCCAACTGTAAAGCCCACTGCTGCCTGCCACACACTTGA